ggaacaaggcatgcaggggctgctttcccagcaaggatggttggtagagaagaagaagacatctggctcaagggTGCAGGGATAGAGAAAACAAGACCTTGTTTGTGAACTTGGGGTGGGTTTAATGCAAATGGTAAACTGTCATTCACATTTAGTGACTGTATATAAGCAACATACTGGTAGAATTCCATGTCCATGTAAGGTTAGGAGTTATCACTTCTTGGACCTCAGGCCTGAAGAAATGATTCCCTCTGAATTAGCAAATTAGTGTTAAGGAGCCTTATTCTGATACTTTGGACATTTGGTAACAGCAGAGGCTGACAGAACCAAGGActcagctgtgacactgtggaaccccATGGAACAATGGGTCCATTGTGATGCAGtggaaccccatggaaccaaaagtccattgtATCAGAGCAAGTCCTCATGGgaccaaggagagcattgctgaCAGTGTGGACGCTCATGGAGCTATGGTGTCATTGTGACAATgtggggctgcatggaaccagtGGTCCATTGGGACACTGCAGAACCTTCTGGAATCAAGGGGATCATGTTATGcgatggaacctcatggaacaaaggatcCATGGTGACAATGCAGCGCTCAGATCATTGTTGACAGTGTGAAAGCTCCTGGAACGAAAAGTCCATTGTGGCACAGCAAAGGCTCctggaacaaagggtccattgtggCTCTGTGGGGCTTCCCATAACGAAGGAGATCATTtgggcactgtggggcctcatggaaccacctggcactgtgacacagcggggccacatggagccaaggggccactgagACACTGAGGAACCTCAGGGAACCGCAGGTCCATTGttacactgcagggccctgtggaaccaCTGGGAcaatggtgacactgtggtACTCCATGGAGTCAAGGGGCCATTCTGATTCTGCTTTGCGtcatggagccaaggggccaccatgacactgcagggccttgtggaactaAGGCAgccttgtgacactgcagggcccttggaaccaagggtccattgggaAATTGCAGggtctcatggaaccatggagaacATTATGGCCCTTCAGAACCCATTGGAACCAAGGGCCCATGGTGACACctctgggcctcatggaatcaaggggacgacagtgacactgtggggctccatggGACAAAGGGGCCATTCTGACACTGTGGAAACAAGGAGGCCATTGCTCTGCTATGGGACATCATGGAACCAAgtgggccattgtgacacagcaaggcctcatggaaccaagggcacAATAGTGACACTGTGCGGCTCTAAATGACAAAGGGGGGATTCTTAAagtgcagaaccaaggagaccactgtgaccctatggggcatcatggaaccaaaagtccattgtgacacagcacagcctTATGGTACCATGAAGGCCATTTTCACACTTTCaggccttgtgaaaccaaagggccattgtggccTTTTGTGtctccatggaaccaaggagtccattgtgacactatgaggcCCTGTTGGGCCAAAGGGCAGTTGTCACACTGTctggcaccatggaaccaaggagaaaATGGTGGCACtacagggccccatggaactaaggattcTTGGAACAGTGTGGGACTCATGGAaacaaaggtccattgtgataTTGTGCGGCCTCATGGAACTTAGAGGGAACAATTGTGACGCTGTGGGGCCCagtggaagcaaggggccagtgtgacacagctGGGCCTCATGCAggcaaggggccactgtgattCTGAGGAGCTCAAatgaaccaaggggccattttgaCACTCTGTAGCTGTGGAGACCCTGAGAGGCATTCCTTGGgttagggagacacaagaagcttcccgCAAAAACTGTGtgaccccattggctccttccccttaTTCTGTGTTTCTCAGCCACTCCCTCCCTATTCCCCCATTGGCTccatctttgtactgcccccATGGCACTGATCAGCCCCTTCCTCTGGAGATACAGAAACCTGGACTCCCCCTTGGACTCCCTGCTAACAGTACAGTcactcatggaaccaaggggctgtggtgacacagcagggccacatGGAACCCAGGAGACCACTGACATTTagggacctcatggaaccagagtccattgtgacactgcagaaacaaggagaccattgttgaTGCTATGgaagctcatggaaccaagcagtcattgtgacactccagggccTTGTTGAACCAggcagagcattgtgacaccATAGAACCTCATGGCACTGAGGGTTTATTGTGACACAGGAGGGGCCATGGAGCCCATTGTCCATTGTGACAATGCGGATCtgaggagaccattgtgacatcatggaacctcatggaaccaaggagaccattgtgacatcatggaacctcatggaaccatgggtccattgtgacacagcaaggcctcatggaatcaatgagaccattgtgacatcatggaaccttgtggaaccaagggtccattgtgacatcatggaaccttgtggaaccaagggtccattgttaCAGTCCAGAGCCAAggggaccatggtgacagtACAGAACCTCACAGGACCAAGATTCCACTGTTATGCAgtggggcttcatggaaccaaggagccactgtgacacagcagggccacatGGAACCAATGGTCCATGGAAATActgcggatccaaggagaccatggtgatGCTGTGGAACCTCGTGAaaccaaggagccattgtgacactgtggggccccatggatcCAAATATTCATGGTGACACAGTGGGGCTGCTTGTGACCAattgtccattgtgacactacagatCCAAGAGACCAGGGTGACACTCTGGCAGTcgatggaaccaaggggctgttGTGACACACCaaggcctcgtggaaccaaggagagcattgtggCAGTGCAGAACCAAGGAGGCCATTTTGACAGTACGGaacccaatggaaccaagggtcttTTGTTATAGAGCAGAgcctcatggagccaaggggccgTTGTGAAACTGTGGGGCAAAAGGAGCCAAAGACACCACTGGTACTTGTCTCCCTGAttctttaagattttctaagccttctgatgtttacattcttgtattaaactttctcacacactttctgtaaataacttattgttttgcattcttttatggaggaggagaaatttgattgACTGCTGGATTGTCCactgtcattggagaggtggcactgtcaccctccaatccactgtcacttttggaaatctataaatgttggagtcagaaaataaacttcccttttttgccttgagaacagcagtgtgtgtgcaTTGTGTTATTTTGTGTCATATAGTGACAGATAGTGAAATCTGCTGGATAGAAACCTTGTCACACAGTTTTGAGTATTTGAAACTACATATTCTTTATTGCATACAGCATGGCAGTTATTTGGGTGATCCTTAATCCATCTGAGTGCACTGTGCATCAAGTGAGCAGTTTTTTGCAGATACACTTATTACATATTCATGAGCTATCCCCACTTCCTTTGACTTTAATTGACATAGTTGCACTCCGTATCAGAAGTCTTTATATGATTCTTTGGGGTCTGTCTCCAACATCCACTGTCCTTTTTAGATGGCTGATCCTCAACTTTTGAGTAAGGGCAATATAATTTTTATGCATAACTTCTGCTTTGTAAGccttgcagagcacagctgtcATCCTGCTTGTGTTTTGTGTGAGTTGCATCCTTTATCTGTTTCTCCAAGGTTGTGCTGTTCTGTTCTACTGTCCTCATCAAGTCCCCCGTTTTTCACTCAGTTCCTTATGGGCATTGGTCTCTCAATATCTGTACTTCATTTTATGGCGTAGGGCACTATAACACTGAATTGTGATGCAAGCTAAATCCATACAGCAATTACTGTGCTGACCAATTTAAACAAATGTTTTAACCAAATCTTGAGTAACCATGAAGGAAGTTTGGTCCAGATTTCTTCAAATCCCCAGGAGGTTTCATCTTGAGCTGTGCATTGAAAGAATTTTTAAACTATAATACTCTGTCTGAAAGTCAGTTCTTGAGCTTTCTGGATCAAGagaagagcagctgctgctgacaccAGACAGTCCTGAATGACATTGTCTGGTTGCTGTGAAAagtaggcacagctctgctccagtccCCAGCAACTGTGACAGCACTCCCTGTGCTGGGTTTTATCTCTCATAGGGAAACAGATCCAATGGGTCCACAGGGTCTGGGAGCCTCAAAGCAGGGCCTGCATGAGGGCTCGCTGGAGCTGTGAAAAGGCATCCCATGCCATACCAGTCCAGACTATAAAGTCCTGCTGGCCTGCCTTCAAGAGCTCACACAGAGGTTTACCCACAATTGCTGATGCATAGCTGACATCATTCCACCACCCCGAGAATTGCCTGCGACTCATCAGTCATGGCTATGGGAGTTGGCAAAttgcttcttttccttcctgtccCAGCCTCCTTTGTCCATGGAGGATTTCAAATCTCAGGTAGGGTTCTGTGGTCTGGACTGTTTGTACTTTGTATCCACTGAGTCGCAGAAAATCCCGCAATGCTACAGTCTGATTCCTGCATTGCTGCAGTGGCCTCAGAATGCCATTTCCAGACTGGAACAAGACTCCAAGAGGGTTCttgtcctagggtgacgttaaaatgcttgtatccccagttGTCTGCtgtgtttatgctggatatcatgttctgtgccttcaagactggctctgaaaagcaaagttttgttttgttatcagCCTGCTCACTCCCCCACAgctggtgggacacagacagtgcagtacatagggctgcttttgctttttactcttgcttttgctcttgcttttgcttttgcttgttagttagtttagctaggcagtctgaattttccctggactgtttttctttcccttttttggaaccatttgaaactgctctggactgggacctgggaaacactaagagtttgcaccttgtggctgcagcagctgccccagcactgcggggactgagaacagagcgaccatccccaagagagactttctgaatttgtcatcttttcagAGCTGTGAATGAGTTTTGTCATCCGGTATCATTTATTTTGTGTcctggggggtgctgtgcctgttaaataaacaggttctttccacttctctctgaggaatccttcccaaaccGGTTGTGGGGTGAGGAGGAGCTGTGtaggtttgctttctggaggggccccccttttggaggttttctcccaaatttgccctaaaccagggcAGTTCTGATGTTTGCATTCCTCCAGTTCTTTGGCCACTTGGTTTCCAAATATGGTGGGGATACTTTTAAACCCCTATGGTAGAACTGGCTGAGTCAGTTGGGTTCTTCTCACTGTGTTTGGACTTTCCTGTTCAGAAGTAAATAGTTCTTGACCTTCACTACTCAAGGAGATACAGAAAAAGCCACTTTCAAATTCTATACTGTGaaccattttaatttttcactccATGTTGTTAGCAAGGTACAAGAATTTCCTGCTGACAGGTGTTTACCTCCTGCTGTCTCATTTATGGCTCTAGGATCCTGTATCAGCCACTAATCCTCTCCATTTGCCTTTTTAACTGGCAGAATAGGGGTATTAAATTTGGATTCATGTTCCTTCAACTGGCCTTATTTTATAAATCTTTTCACCAGAGATAATAAACCCttacaaatttcttttttaaaaggtaTTGCTTTTGTCTTACTGGTCTTGCTCAGGGTTTCAATTTATTTCTTAGAGGCTCTGCTTTTCTGGGTTACTCGGGCACCTCTCCAGACTACCAGATTTACTGCATCCTCAAGTGATACAGATGGCAGATGGATCTTGAAGATTCTGATTTTGAAGATTGCAGTGCAAAAATAGAGGCTTCCACATAAATAAATTTTGGGGTAATAACCTGCATTTTGCCATTTAAATCTTGATTTTATCTTTCAGGTTTTCCAATAAGTCATCCAAGGAGAGGCTTTAGTAAATTGAGTAGATACAAAAACTGGGGAGTCATCCCTTGTTTTCCTAATTTAAAATCAATGAGCTGGAAAAATGGCTGAGTTTCATGATTCCCTGTTGCACCAATGATTGTTATAAAATTATTACTCAAGTTTCCTTTTGCTGTATTTAGCACAGAGTGACCAGGTCCTGTAGCCACTAAAAATTCTAACTCCTCATGGacttcctccctccccagcttAGCTGTGACCAGAGGTTCTGCTGGGAAAGAATCCTCTGGTCCCCCTCAGAGTCCATCAGTGATGGCCACAATTGGGGGGTTTTGTGTTGTAACTGCAGACAGTCCCTTTTCAAAAGCCTCTTTCTTACAATGTGCACATTGATTAACACCAaggctcttttctttcttcctctgctaTTCTTTGATGAGCCCTCAGGGATGTAAGAGCTGAAATGagggatgcaggactccaggcagctctccaaaatgcagtttattccatccaagaggttacagcagtccagggtcatgggtgacagagctgtgcccacagctgtcagctgcagctgcaggcctggagaccctttggttttggttacaatgcattagaTACtcttctttgctgagcatcttaatacagtagaaccaatctataccttaacttttacctatagcctatcataactccAGTAATtgccatattcatgttactgttctccaatcactaaaagtcagtacattacagtttaagctagaagttttttttcagttttcttgcagtggaaaattctgagacctttttccTACTTGCAACATCAGCGggcttgtttgcctgtgctatcttcctgcttggtaaaaacatcttcttgtttgaggtgggtttatcctctACTCTAAATCATAAAAACCCcatctaactaacacaccctttgcctccttggttatccagtaagactggatcagcaattcttttcttctatataaaaacttgcttccatctctattccttctttgggttctacatttaaaaatctttctgctaggCATACATATCtatgagactttcttgtcaaactttcatccttcccaacacagGGAAAAGATTGAATTGTGGAATAACTCACATTGGATGAGGGCCCTTTGCAACAGAGCCTTCAACTGCATCAAATGTGGCTTCACTTAAAGCTGTTCTGATTTGTTCTATTAATCCACTTGCCCTGGGTCTTTGGAGTGTGGAAGCATCTTAAGTAATTGTGATTTGCTCAGTTTTACTCAGCTGTGCAGCAGAAGGTGCTACAGGGGTCTCTGAAGCAGTCAGAGCCTCCAGCCAGGCTGGTGATCACTGCATTTGTGCACAAGAatcagcctgggcacagcaggatctGCTCATCTCAAGGGCTGCCCCGAGGCCCCACCTGGAGAGCTCCAAAACATTTCAGTCCCACAGTTAATTTCGAAGGTGACTCATTTTTGCTCATTTTGGAGTTGGTTCATTTTGAGGGCTCTTGACTGAGCTCAGTCACTTGGTTTCAAGTTGATGGCCTGTCTCAgaccagcctctgctctgctctgtgtggaCAATGAGATGGGAGAGTCCTTGGGCCACCCAGGGGACCGGTGACTTCAGGGCTCTGGTTGCCATCAACAGAGCTTTGTTTCACTGCTTCCCCCTCCTCTTGTCCCTGgcattttaaataattctgTTTTCAAAGCCATCTGCTCTGCTATTCATGtctaaaagcaaaccaaaaaacctgaaagggaaaataccttttttttagAAATAGCTTTATTTTAGACTTTACTAGAAAATACAGTCTTTATTGCATATATTTTTCTCATGTATCTTTCCTTAGCTGTGTCTTTTGTTTTCAGAACCGAGTAACTTAATTACTTAATTAATCAGGGATTTGAGACTTGAAAAGTGAGTTTAATCTATTCCCTGCAGGCACCCAGGAGAATTTGTTGTCTCGAGGCTCTCTCTGTAACCAGTGGAGACAAGAGAACATTTGGAGGCTGGGTGCTCCCATCTggcacacaaaacaaaaattacaaatatCTTCCTGGCACTTTTCTCTCACTCTGCATTTGGGTTATTTGATAGCAACAGCAATGAAGGACTGCATGGGaacaggtgcattttggtgcaGACAGGAGACAGCTCAGATTGTGACACTCTGTGTGGATCCATAATAAATTCCAGTCCTCATCTGGAGTACTCAAAAACCAAGTTATACTTGGTCCCTAATCTGCCCTCCTCATTCCTTTCCTGACGAGCCAGAGAGGGAAAAGCTGTGGAAGAAAGCAGAGGCTTGCAAAAGAGATACCTGGGATTGCTTATTTTGGAATCAACAGatcctcagggactcctggtCCAAAGGCAAGTGCTGAAAAGTAGAAACAAGGAAGTTCAATGCACAGATTGGATGTAATTTCACAGTTTAGTGTTTGTGCTGTAGATGAGAGGTGTTTGGCACATGGGTGTGACAGATTTTGCAGTAGGTTTGTGTGAGCTGGGAATTTCCcaggaaaggggggaaatagCCAAACACTCTTTAGAATCCTCTGTTCCGGTGAAAGAATTCTTTGggagtgtttggaaaaggtagaaagaACACAATAAATCCCTAGGGTCTCTACCTGAAATGGTAAACAGAACAATCAGGATGTGAGAATTGTTTGAAGCACGATCTCTGTGCAagactgcaggaaaagaaagaagcagaGAAGGAAGGATAGAAATGTTTGTCCAGACTGTGAAATTTTCCCACTTGTTTTTGCCATGTTCCTGTCTCAGCAGGATGAGCTGGAATTCAGCATGGGACCAGAAAATGAAACAGCAGTTACTGAGTTCATCCTAGAGGGTTTCCCAGAGCTGGATCCAAGGCTGCAGGTATTTTTCTCTCTGGTCCTTCTGCTCATGTACCTGACAACAGTGATGGGGAATGCAACCATCATTTTCCTCGTGTGTGTGGATCACCACCTGCAAACTCCCATGTACTTTTTCATCAGCAACCTGGCCTTCCTGGAAATCTGGTTTACATCCTCCACAAGCATCAAACTGTTTGTGATGCTGAGTTCTGGTCAGAACACTCTCTCACTAAGAAGCTGCTTTGCCCAAAACTATTTCTATTTTGCTATGGGCTGCACAGAGTTCATGCTGCTCGTTGTCATGTCCTTTGACCGCTATGTTGCCATCTGCCAACCTTTGCTCTATGCTGCCATCATGAAGCCTCAGCTCTGTGTCCGCCTGGTTGTTGCTGCTTGGGTCCTCAGCTTTGCCCTGCTGAGCTACCGGCTGCTCTTCCTCTCTGAGCTGTCCTTCTGTGGCTCCAAGATCCCCCATTTCATTTGTGACAACTCCCCCTTGTTCAAACTGTCCTGCTCTGACACCAGCCTGCTGTGGAAAATAGACTCTGTCTTCATATCCTGTGTTGTGCTGGGTTCCTTGTGTTTGACTTTGGCATTTTACATCTGCATCCTTTTCTGTGTTCTGCATcttccagcagcctctgggaggAAGAAAGCTTTGACTACGTGTTCTTCCCATCTCATCACCTTATCCATTGCCTACGGGAGCTGCATTGCTCTCTACACACGTCCTGCAGAAGCTGTTTCCTTGAGCACCAACAGAATTGTAGCTCTGCTGAATACAGTCCTGTACCCATTCTTAAACCCCTTCATCTACAGCCTTCGGAACAAACCTGTGATCCTGGCCCTGAGCAAATCCATTGCAAGGGCAAGAACAAAGCTTTTCCCCTAACCATAGTGCATTTCTGGAAAGCCATCCCAAGAATCTGGTGTCATCTGTTACACAATAGCAGCGCCTGTGAGTGCAGCCTCCAAACAGGGCTGCCTCAGGTTAAGAGATAAGAGACTCATCTGCACACCCAAACAAGGCACCGACAATGGCAGGAGGAGAAACTCAGTTCActctctgccctggctgctcccaggacCATTTACTGGAGAGCCACCAGCTCATTAAGGGCCAATCTGCATAACAGAGAAGAGTTCAGAAGAACAGTGGCAAGTGACAATCCAAATTACAGCTCCTGGGCAAAGGACACCTTGTCCAGCTCCTTCCTTGGGACAGCCAGCAGCCCCAGTGTCTAGGTTTGGAATCGCAAAGTCACTGAGAGCAGGTGGGGAAGACTGGGGGGAATTGAAAGGGACTGGGAACGAACTCAGGTGTATTGGGACGGacagggctgtactgggagggacaggagggggtGAATGGGCTGCTCCCGCCTCCACCGCCTCCCATTTGCCGAGGCTCCCGCCATCACCGCCTGCAGCCATTGAGCGCCAGAGGCCGGGGCCCCGAGGGCGGTGCCTAGGGTGGGCGCCATATTTTCTGGCTTTGCCTACAACTCACATCATGCCCCGGGGCCCAATTGAGCCCCACTGCAATCGGG
The genomic region above belongs to Zonotrichia albicollis isolate bZonAlb1 chromosome 8, bZonAlb1.hap1, whole genome shotgun sequence and contains:
- the LOC141729908 gene encoding olfactory receptor 6M1-like isoform X1 — protein: MFLSQQDELEFSMGPENETAVTEFILEGFPELDPRLQVFFSLVLLLMYLTTVMGNATIIFLVCVDHHLQTPMYFFISNLAFLEIWFTSSTSIKLFVMLSSGQNTLSLRSCFAQNYFYFAMGCTEFMLLVVMSFDRYVAICQPLLYAAIMKPQLCVRLVVAAWVLSFALLSYRLLFLSELSFCGSKIPHFICDNSPLFKLSCSDTSLLWKIDSVFISCVVLGSLCLTLAFYICILFCVLHLPAASGRKKALTTCSSHLITLSIAYGSCIALYTRPAEAVSLSTNRIVALLNTVLYPFLNPFIYSLRNKPVILALSKSIARARTKLFP
- the LOC141729908 gene encoding olfactory receptor 6E1-like isoform X2, translated to MGPENETAVTEFILEGFPELDPRLQVFFSLVLLLMYLTTVMGNATIIFLVCVDHHLQTPMYFFISNLAFLEIWFTSSTSIKLFVMLSSGQNTLSLRSCFAQNYFYFAMGCTEFMLLVVMSFDRYVAICQPLLYAAIMKPQLCVRLVVAAWVLSFALLSYRLLFLSELSFCGSKIPHFICDNSPLFKLSCSDTSLLWKIDSVFISCVVLGSLCLTLAFYICILFCVLHLPAASGRKKALTTCSSHLITLSIAYGSCIALYTRPAEAVSLSTNRIVALLNTVLYPFLNPFIYSLRNKPVILALSKSIARARTKLFP